From a single Glycine soja cultivar W05 chromosome 19, ASM419377v2, whole genome shotgun sequence genomic region:
- the LOC114398748 gene encoding probable acyl-CoA dehydrogenase IBR3, with amino-acid sequence MDAKDAGGMGKKSALNVSAFTQIDSVVRARNLLFDGSNNHRSSDANDLLLGAGLTNLEYGYLCEIMGRSLWAPQVFNCGALDTGNMEVLLRYGNIEQLQEWLIPLLEGTIRFGFAMTEPHVASSDTTNIECSIKRQGDSYIINGTKWWTGSAMDPRCRILIVMVSIWLKVIELAVHVPFMSIETRG; translated from the exons ATGGATGCTAAAGATGCTGGAGGGATGG gaaaaaaaagtgctCTGAATGTATCTGCTTTTACGCAGATTGATAGTGTTGTGAGAGCAAGAAATCTTCTCTTTGATGGGAGCAATAATCATCGCTCTAGtgatgcaaatgacttgttattAGGGGCCGGTCTCACAAATCTTGAATATGGATACCTTTGTGAGATCATGGGTCGTTCTCTTTGGGCTCCACAAGTGTTTAACTGTGGTGCACTTGACACAGGTAATATGGAG GTATTACTACGCTATGGAAACATAGAGCAACTACAAGAATGGCTAATTCCTTTGCTTGAGGGGACAATTAGGTTTGGATTTGCAATGACAGAACCACATGTTGCATCTTCCGATACAACCAATATTGAGTGTTCTATCAAAAG GCAAGGAGATTCATATATTATCAATGGGACAAAATGGTGGACAGGCAGTGCTATGGATCCAAGATGTAGAATTCTTATAGTCATGGTGAGTATTTGGTTGAAAGTTATTGAATTAGCAGTCCATGTGCCATTCATGTCAATAGAGACCAGAGGGTGA